In Sander vitreus isolate 19-12246 chromosome 7, sanVit1, whole genome shotgun sequence, a genomic segment contains:
- the casz1 gene encoding zinc finger protein castor homolog 1 isoform X2: protein MPCFVERILPGQEGEVRQSAEGGLLPAERSLCTETTSGKPKMAAKRKGGLKLNAICAKLSRQVVFDSSSQNAEGDQSVAENSERGSSHYDDTETNFPESLNLGQSLEEDQKRREAIEKWVNGEYGDEPPAPDDEQEHELKVSNGEDDPPEGVYMVQPTGFSDDEDNAEEGEPMAASQEDSYHEDKEAEVRPSKDNTYMPPREAQSRQAPFSSTGEASALRDYAANTMNEFLGMFGYDDQQVRDELTKKISFEKLKAATSDPSSLSSEEASRRARFSKYEEYIRKLKAGETLPWPMHASPPKPEDLNPKLAQDKSATMLQTSGCLPGAEIQIYPPSLDHKQPGGPQLSTSQPPNPSHIQNMASRASKYDFFIQKLKMGESLQQQNGNAYKRPSKYDLENVKFLHLFKPGEGNPDMGGAIAFKTCKVGRPSKYDIRTIQKLMPGNPEASLMPNVLATAPGNPGAPGVPTVSTAGASIAPGLTIDQTGHLSFNAADYLKSSFSKTDSITTGTVSSVKNGLPPDKPASDDINLYQKYIARDKNIRGGEVSCVSMDTEQCPPFWIHFEPALKRFSGSQHCGHVHCAYQYREHYHCMDPECNYQRFTSKQDVIRHYNMHKKRDNSLQHGFMRFSPLDDCSVYYHGCHLNGKSTHYHCMQVGCSKVYTSTSDVMTHENFHKKNAQLINDGFQRFRATEDCGTVGCQFYGQKTTHFHCRRPGCTFTFKNKCDIEKHKSYHIKDDAYAKDGFKKFYKYEECKYEGCVYSKATNHFHCIRSGCGFTFTSTSQMTSHKRKHERRHIRSSGVMGLSSAYLAPKDEPEESSNDDLMDFSTISSKNSSLSASPTTQQSTTVSHLLATPTTAVSSSSTSVHTLKPTSSLPSAGQRMSSLLSQALPSNMPVALALSNNAMAASNPFFPLIPRMPLQPPPPAASLISAISSGAHSMPTDSLTQGCSTLGADGAMASTPTSFATSSIMEKISASKGLISPMMARLAAAALKPSNNQNTGNGQPASASQFNLVQVKQEPMDINSGASQDSTQEHSLDLSKKDHSNESNGHPVPGNTSLLSSLMNKMSQVNPALFSAMNLKTELEASQGSNSSEAAQYLNRVLKRPLPEKPTEIWRTYLRRFDTDDFCEAQCDFLQKVHFHCLVEDCGALFSTVDGAIKHANFHLRATLKVKSEPQFGEGKDSSEGALLQPAAPVSMANNPSMDVAHLTSSGGYSSPPPSLLAWKQLTGSIPQMSDSMPNLPANSPLATTSLENAKPQVKPGFLQFQENDPCLATDCKYSNKFHFHCLFGNCKYVCKTSGKAESHCLDHINPSNNLVNVRDQFSYYSLQCLCPNQHCEFRMRGHYHCLRPGCYFVTNITTKLPWHVKKHEKADRRAANGFKYFTKREECGRLGCKYNQVNSHFHCIRDGCQFSFLLKHQMTSHARKHMRRMLGKNFDRVPSQVMPLGQRADASSMIGTHPGMNSSFSSTIMEETDDYMDYMGGGGSPLGLSSESSNQDRSCTSTPVGNDGSPAGQGWLATTSAPTTPADTSATQNAPPYSPPPPPPLPPPPPPPPSTLQPGLQSQAPSLSPALLRPPLSSLPYLLSPSCLSYSLLSASLGATRSVVMPTNTPAFSPIIATPSPVKNDVPIVQDAAGNTISIPTATGAKKRFWIIEDMSPFGKRRKTASSRKMLDEGMMLEGFRRYDLYENCKDSGCQFSLKVTHYHCTRENCGYKFCGRTHMYKHAQHHDRVDNLVLDDFKRFKSSLSCNFPDCQFSGNSTHFHCLRCGFRCTDSTKVTAHRKHHGKQDVISAAGFCQFSSSVDCEVPDCKYKLKCSHFHCTFPECKHTVVGMSQMDSHKRKHEKQERGELPSVSPKQEGMHHLGGSVSAVSSASMGLSTSSPSGLYGLSRSIDSSAPSMLYPTDGIGSEYNHLYPQSSISLDGSLNLGTDTSSSLFFLKNAAGLGLSDSLDLSKKMHHDTARSSHNPATQLGLPAAQDDTTGTSGEAEDDLSPEEEVQAEEEEEEEEEEDEEEADLNSDSNDDSMAEPDGEKDNGESFDASVNHTDSSRLEKQDVDP from the exons CTGAAAGGAGTTTATGCACTGAAACGACCTCAGGAAAACCCAAGATGGCCGCCAAAAGGAAAGGTGGCTTAAAACTCAATGCTATCTGTGCCAAGCTGAGCCGCCAGGTGGTGTTCGACAGTAGTTCCCAGAATGCAGAGGGAGACCAGAGTGTAGCAGAAAACAGTGAGCGTGGCAGTTCTCACTACGATGACACTGAGACCAACTTCCCAGAGAGCCTTAACCTCGGTCAGAGCCTAGAGGAGGACCAGAAGAGACGCGAGGCCATTGAGAAGTGGGTCAACGGCGAGTACGGCGATGAACCGCCAGCTCCCGACGATGAACAGGAGCATGAACTCAAAGTCAGCAATGGCGAAGATGACCCTCCTGAGGGCGTGTACATGGTACAGCCCACAGGCTTCAGCGATGACGAAGACAATGCAGAGGAGGGCGAGCCAATGGCAGCCTCTCAGGAGGACAGTTACCATGAAGACAAAGAAGCTGAAGTCAGGCCTTCAAAAGACAACACGTACATGCCACCAAGGGAGGCCCAAAGTCGTCAAGCACCTTTCTCCTCTACAG GAGAAGCATCTGCCCTGCGAGACTATGCAGCCAACACCATGAATGAATTTTTGGGAATGTTTGGTTATGATGACCAGCAGGTAAGGGATGAGCTGACCAAGAAGATCAGCTTTGAGAAGCTCAAAGCTGCTACCTCAGACCCCTCATCCCTCAGCAGTGAGGAGGCCTCACGGCGTGCTCGCTTCTCCAAGTACGAAGAGTACATTCGCAAGCTAAAAGCCGGGGAGACCCTACCTTGGCCCATGCATGCTTCCCCACCCAAACCAGAGGACCTCAACCCAAAACTGGCCCAAGACAAGAGTGCTACCATGCTCCAGACGTCTGGGTGCCTCCCAGGAGCCGAGATACAGATCTATCCTCCCAGCCTGGACCACAAACAGCCAGGAGGACCTCAGCTGAGCACTTCTCAGCCACCAAATCCTTCTCACATCCAGAACATGGCATCCCGAGCCTCCAAGTATGACTTCTTTATTCAGAAGTTGAAGATGGGTGAGAGTCTACAGCAGCAGAATGGTAATGCTTACAAGCGACCCTCCAAGTACGACCTGGAGAACGTCAAGTTTCTGCACCTCTTCAAGCCTGGTGAGGGCAACCCTGACATGGGCGGTGCCATCGCCTTTAAGACTTGCAAAGTGGGCCGCCCGTCGAAGTATGACATCAGAACAATTCAGAAGCTAATGCCAGGAAATCCCGAGGCCTCACTGATGCCCAATGTCCTCGCTACAGCACCAGGAAACCCGGGAGCTCCTGGTGTCCCCACTGTGAGCACAGCTGGGGCCAGCATCGCCCCAGGGCTGACAATAGACCAGACAGGACACTTAAGCTTCAACGCCGCTGACTACCTGAAGTCCAGCTTTTCCAAGACTGACTCCATCACCACGGGCACTGTGTCCTCCGTTAA GAATGGCCTGCCACCAGATAAACCCGCCAGCGACGACATCAACCTCTACCAGAAATATATTGCCAG agacaaaaacatcaggggAGGGGAGGTATCTTGCGTTTCAATGGACACAGAACAATGTCCCCCATTCTGGATTCATTTTGAGCCGGCACTAAAAAG ATTCTCTGGAAGTCAACACTGTGGACACGTGCACTGTGCCTACCAGTACAGAGAGCATTACCACTGCATGGACCCTGAGTGTAACTACCAG AGGTTTACCAGTAAGCAGGATGTAATCAGGCACTACAACATGCACAAGAAGAGGGACAACTCTCTTCAGCATGGCTTCATGCGCTTCAGCCCTCTGGACGACTGCAGTGTCTACTACCATGGCTGCCACCTCAATGGAAAAAGCACCCATTACCACTGCATGCAG GTGGGCTGCAGCAAGGTGTACACTAGCACCTCAGACGTCATGACTCATGAAAACTTCCATAAAAAGAATGCCCAGCTGATCAACGATGGCTTCCAGAGATTTCGTGCCACTGAGGACTGTGGCACAGTCGGGTGTCAATTCTATGGGCAGAAGACTACACACTTTCACTGCAG GCGCCCAGGATGCACATTCACCTTTAAGAACAAGTGTGACATTGAGAAGCACAAGAGCTACCACATCAAGGATGATGCCTATGCCAAAGATGGCTTTAAGAAGTTCTATAAGTATGAGGAGTGCAAGTACGAGGGCTGCGTGTACAGCAAAGCTACAAACCACTTCCACTGCATCCGCTCAGGATGTGGCTTCACCTTTACCTCCACTAGCCAGATGACCTCCCACAAGCGCAAACACGAGCGCCGGCACATCCGCTCCTCTGGAGTCATGGGCCTCTCTTCCGCCTACCTGGCGCCAAAGGATGAGCCAGAGGAATCGAGCAACGATGACCTGATGGACTTCTCGACCATCAGCAGCAAGAACTCCAGCCTGAGTGCCTCACCTACGACCCAGCAGTCCACCACTGTATCGCACCTGTTGGCCACGCCTACCACtgctgtctcctcctcctctacatCGGTCCACACCCTCAAACCCACATCCTCGCTGCCCAGTGCAGGCCAGCGAATGTCCAGTCTGCTGTCCCAGGCCCTGCCTAGCAACATGCCCGTGGCCCTTGCTCTTTCTAACAATGCCATGGCCGCCTCCAACCCGTTCTTCCCCCTAATACCCAGGATGCCTCTCCAACCACCTCCGCCAGCCGCTAGCCTGATATCTGCTATATCTTCCGGGGCCCACTCCATGCCCACCGACTCACTGACCCAAGGTTGCTCCACATTGGGTGCAGATGGAGCCATGGCCTCTACCCCAACGTCCTTCGCCACCTCCTCCATCATGGAGAAGATCTCGGCAAGCAAAGGTCTGATATCACCCATGATGGCCAGACTGGCAGCTGCTGCCCTGAAGCCCTCCAACAACCAAAACACAG GGAATGGGCAGCCGGCTTCAGCCAGCCAGTTCAATCTGGTTCAAGTGAAGCAGGAGCCAATGGATATCAACTCTGGGGCCTCCCAAGACTCCACGCAGGAGCACAGCCTGGACCTGAGCAAGAAAGATCACAG TAATGAATCAAACGGACACCCTGTACCAGGGAATACATCTCTTTTATCCTCGCTTATGAATAAG ATGTCACAGGTGAACCCTGCCCTGTTCAGCGCCATGAACCTGAAGACAGAGCTGGAGGCAAGCCAGGGCAGCAACAGCTCGGAGGCAGCACAATATCTGAACAGAGTGCTCAAGAGGCCCCTGCCAGAAAAACCCACTGAGATCTGGAGGACATACCTCCGCAG GTTTGACACAGATGACTTCTGTGAGGCTCAGTGCGACTTCCTTCAGAAAGTGCACTTTCACTGCCTGGTAGAGGACTGTGGTGCACTCTTCAGCACTGTGGATGGGGCCATAAAACATGCTAA CTTCCACCTCCGGGCCACCTTGAAAGTGAAGTCTGAGCCTCAGTTTGGTGAGGGCAAGGACTCCAGTGAGGGAGCCTTGCTGCAGCCTGCTGCCCCCGTCTCTATGGCTAACAATCCCTCTATGGATGTGGCCCACCTCACCTCCTCTGGTGGCTAcagctctcctcctccctccctgctGGCCTGGAAGCAGCTGACCGGCAGCATCCCTCAGATGTCGGACTCGATGCCCAACCTGCCGGCCAACTCCCCTCTGGCCACTACCTCTCTGGAGAATGCTAAACCTCAAGTCAAACCTGGTTTCCTGCAGTTTCAGGAAAA TGATCCCTGTTTGGCTACTGACTGTAAGTACTCAAACAAGTTCCACTTCCACTGCTTGTTTGGAAATTGCAAGTATGTGTGCAAGACGTCTGGCAAGGCCGAGTCCCACTGTTTGGACCACATCAACCCCAGCAACAACCTGGTCAACGTCCGTGACCAGTTTTCCTACTACTCTCTCCAGTGTCTCTGTCCCAACCAG CACTGCGAGTTCAGAATGAGGGGCCACTATCACTGTCTGCGGCCTGGCTGCTACTTTGTCACTAACATCACCACCAAGCTGCCATGGCACGTCAAGAAGCACGAGAAGGCAGATCGCCGTGCCGCCAATGGCTTCAAATATTTCACCAAGAGGGAGGAGTGTGGGAGGCTGG GTTGTAAGTATAACCAAGTCAACAGCCACTTCCACTGCATCCGTGACGGTTGCCAGTTCTCCTTCCTGCTCAAGCACCAGATGACCTCACATGCTCGCAAACACATGAGGCGGATGCTGGGGAAGAATTTTGACAGAGTCCCGTCCcag GTGATGCCACTTGGACAGAGGGCAGATGCATCCAGCATGATAGGGACCCATCCTGGTATGAACTCCAGCTTCTCCTCCACCATCATGGAGGAGACTGATGATTACATGGACTACATGGGAGGAGGGGGCAGCCCCTTGGGCCTCTCCTCCGAGTCTTCCAACCAGGACCGGAGCTGCACCAGCACACCTGTAGGCAACGATGGTTCTCCAGCAG GACAAGGCTGGCTCGCCACCACTTCTGCTCCTACTACCCCTGCTGACACTAGCGCTACCCAAAATGCACCTCCTtattcccctcctcctcctccaccactgccaccaccaccaccacctcctccctccACTCTTCAGCCTGGCCTTCAGTCCCAGGCCCCAtccctctctcctgctctcctccgacctcctctctcctcactcCCATACCTCCTCTCTCCATCCTGTCTGTCATACTCTCTGCTCAGCGCCTCTCTGGGAGCCACTCGGAGTGTTGTCATGCCAACCAACACACCAGCTTTCAGCCCCATCATTGCCACTCCGTCTCCGGTTAAAAATGACGTCCCTATAGTGCAGGATGCTGCAG GCAACACCATTTCCATTCCCACGGCCACTGGTGCAAAGAAGCGCTTCTGGATCATCGAGGACATGTCACCATTCGGCAAGCGCCGCAAGACTGCATCATCACGTAAGATGCTGGATGAGGGGATGATGCTGGAGGGCTTCAGGCGCTATGACCTCTACGAGAACTGCAAGGATTCAGGCTGCCAGTTTTCTCTGAAGGTGACCCACTACCACTGCACACGTGAGAACTGTGGCTACAAGTTCTGCGGCCGCACCCACATGTACAAGCATGCGCAGCACCACGACCGCGTGGACAACCTGGTCCTGGACGACTTCAAGCGCTTCAAATCGTCACTCAGCTGCAACTTCCCTGACTGCCAGTTTTCGGGCAACAGCACCCACTTCCACTGTCTGCGCTGCGGCTTCCGCTGCACCGACAGCACCAAGGTGACGGCCCACCGCAAACACCACGGCAAGCAAGATGTGATCAGCGCTGCTGGCTTCTGCCAGTTCAGCTCCAGTGTTGATTGCGAGGTTCCCGACTGCAAATATAAGCTCAAGTGCTCGCACTTCCACTGCACCTTCCCTGAGTGTAAGCACACAGTGGTGGGCATGTCCCAGATGGACTCCCACAAGAGAAAGCACGAGAAGCAGGAGCGGGGTGAGCTGCCGTCTGTGTCACCCAAACAGGAAGGGATGCACCACCTGGGAGGAAGTGTGTCTGCGGTCTCTTCCGCCTCTATGGGTCTTTCTACTTCCTCACCTAGTGGCCTCTACGGGTTGTCCCGCAGCATTGACAGCAGTGCTCCCTCCATGCTCTACCCAACAGATGGCATCGGGTCCGAGTATAACCACCTGTACCCACAGTCCTCCATCAGCCTGGACGGCTCCCTCAACCTGGGCACCGACACCAGCAGCTCCCTGTTCTTCCTGAAGAATGCAGCCGGTCTGGGACTCAGCGACTCACTGGACCTCAGCAAGAAAATGCACCACGACACAGCGCGATCTAGCCACAACCCGGCAACCCAGCTGGGTCTGCCAGCAGCTCAGGACGACACCACAGGAACATCTGGAGAGGCTGAAGATGACCTGTCGCCAGAGGAGGAGGTgcaggcagaggaggaggaagaagaagaggaggaggaagacgaggaggaaGCAGACCTTAACAGTGACTCGAATGATGATTCAATGGCGGAGCCTGATGGTGAAAAGGACAATGGCGAGAGTTTTGATGCTTCCGTTAACCACACTGATTCTTCCCGACTGGAAAAGCAAGACGTTGacccataa